The following are from one region of the Salvia splendens isolate huo1 chromosome 2, SspV2, whole genome shotgun sequence genome:
- the LOC121770118 gene encoding LOB domain-containing protein 1-like: MEGSDVSASSPSSSSSPQSAVVLSPCAACKILRRRCVEKCVLAPYFPPHDPLKFSTAHRVFGASNIIKFLQEVPEGQREDAVSSMVYEANARLREPVYGCAGAIWQLQKQVNDLHQQLAKAQAQLLNMQSQNANLMAIICMDMSSQNYHQHNLATYIIDSTTASFSDDDDLGFSSEQPLWN; encoded by the exons ATGGAGGGCAGTGACGTAAGTGCAAGCTCACCGTCTTCCTCCTCATCTCCTCAATCAGCGGTGGTGCTCAGCCCCTGCGCCGCCTGCAAGATTCTGCGCCGTCGATGCGTCGAAAAATGCGTCCTCGCTCCTTATTTCCCACCTCATGATCCTCTCAAGTTCAGCACTGCTCACCGTGTATTTGGTGCCAGCAATATCATCAAGTTCTTGCAG GAGGTTCCGGAGGGTCAAAGGGAGGACGCGGTGAGCAGCATGGTGTACGAGGCAAACGCGAGGCTAAGAGAGCCGGTGTATGGATGCGCCGGCGCTATTTGGCAGCTTCAGAAACAAGTGAACGACCTCCACCAGCAACTAGCTAAAGCCCAGGCTCAGCTACTAAACATGCAATCCCAAAATGCTAATCTCATGGCCATAATTTGCATGGACATGTCTTCGCAAAATTATCATCAACATAATTTGGCTACCTACATCATCGATTCCACCACGGCGTCGTTTTCGGACGATGACGATCTCGGTTTTTCGTCCGAGCAGCCTCTTTGGAACTGA